The Cannabis sativa cultivar Pink pepper isolate KNU-18-1 chromosome 8, ASM2916894v1, whole genome shotgun sequence genomic interval gtttcttcatcaaggaactaattttgttacacaacaataataaagattatgaaaacaaaacaaaaatgatatacactaaaaataattgaaaccagtttcatcaatcaaccaaatagagaaaaaaatacaaaaaaaattaccaagaaaccgaaaaaaaaaaccagtttcttggtgatttttccgataatttttccggtgagaatgccaattctgacgaatttcccagagtttattgtcggtactgaaaaagtcaccggagtagctgccggtgtattagtcgtcagagttgctaccaacgcTAGAAAATTCGTCAGAATTGTCATTGTTGTCAGAAAAATTACcgaaaaattactaaaaaactggtttcttcatcaagaaaccagaaaccagtttcttggtaatttttccggcgactatgccaattctgatgacttttctgaagtttactgtcggtgcctgaaaagtcgtcggagtagctgctagcgtcagaaaagtcgtcagaattggcattgtcaacggaaaaatcaccaagaaaccggtttcttagacttcaagaaaccggtttcttggtggtttttcagtaatttttccggcgacaatgccaattccaacGAATTTTTCggcgccggcagcaactccgacgacttttccggcgCCGGGCGCTACTCCGACGAATTTTCCGGCACCAGCAGCAAACTCCGGTGATTTTTccggcatcaatgacaaataaaacttcctaaacaaataaaaacattaaatatgggatttagaaacctaattacatatatatggcatatcaaataccataagaaaacctaaaaataaaaaaaataccatataaattggccaaacttaaatgtgtcatatttatcataagaacttttaaaatcccatactaagtgtaatttcctcttattTAAACTCTTGTGGCTGAAATACTTATGTGACCCATAAAtttcaattttaccattttaattaaacttatctttctttttaaaaaatataactttataaatgtcaattttatctatttaataattataattaattatcaaataaaattttcatttaacttatttattacgTAGATTTTTcatagtctcttaattaataaacaagcCATAAAACctatttttcttcttaaaatTGCCCTTCCTTAGTAAAActtataaataagacatagtcattATTTAGAATCCTAGCtgattaaataaacaattaaatgtGTTTACAAGATAATATTATCTCAAGCAGTGTGGGGATCATGGGCCCATATAATCAAACTCCCAACAAATAGTTTTATAATTTACTGAGTAAAACTCGGGGAGTCTTTCATATCGGTATTCAACCCTTAATTCATCTCTAGTTTTTGGTAAGTGAATCATTTGTCCTTGGGGAAGTGGTTTAAGAGCAGAGAGTTTGACTCAGACACGCAAAAAAGGACTCCAACCTTCATTAGTAGAATCTTCAAAGACTTCTATGAATTTGCCAATTGTGTTACCAAGGGCCTCGACCAAGGCGGACTTGCTTAAGAAAGGCAAGCGGTAAATTTAGACCCAAAATGGGGTGTAGATCATATGCTTCTTTGTGACGATTTGCAAAACATCTAGCGCGTAAAAAATGATAAGATGATTTTGAAAGTGTCATGGTTCTTTGGTAAGAACTCGACGTTTATCACCCTCACAACCAAAAACAATGTAGAACAAATTAACCTTATAATTAGTGATTGTAACGGGAAAAAGTGCCCCTTCCAATGACCCGACATTTGTTCATAAAAAATAGGCTTGTAAACTAGTCTTTCGGAAAGGACAGGCCAACATAACATGGGCAGATTGTGGAAATGGCGAAGGATTAGGGAAATTAGGAAGTGCGATTATTGTACTCTCCTCGTCAATGAGGGAAAGGGTAGAATTCAAAGTATTCATGAGTGGTTATATTACAAACTTGGCAAAGAAAAAGCAAGAGGGATAGAAGAGAAAACAAACGCTGGGTTGTGGTGGAGAAAAAACAGGGCAAGAAGGCTTGAGGAACATATGGGCGGGAACAGTTATTAAaggaaaaaatttgaaaaattgaagaatagAGGCGAAAGAGAAAATGAAGATTGCTGGAAAAAGAAGTTAAAacgaaaaaatagttaaaatgaaaaaaaaaaaaaaacggccACATACCCTACACGGGCactctatttttttaactttaaaatataaattatgcatttatctttataaatgtatataaatatgtgcgAATTTGATTGAGTACTAAATCAATATTTGATCTGCATAAGTGGGAATTTTAGATTTctcaattcaattcaatccacACAAGTACGGATATATGCACTttacggattggattggatcgtacAAATTTAATTGAATTGGATATTTTAtgaacataattaattaatttaataaattgggtattttaataataatccaaatttccctttaataaatatatatctagaaataattaattaattaataaagaaagTATAACAACAAAgataacaaacaaaataaatatttttacaaaaattcatataaatatataatattttaagataaatttattaaaatttaatataatatcataagattttttttattggtgATTTGTGAATGGGGAAATTGATTAAATGTAAATGAAGTATTTATATtatgtattataatttttttctgagTGTAGTATAATGATattttacaattaattaataatttataatttaaaggTCTCGAATTGGAACCTATAACTTATCTCTTTTCCAATCCCAATCTCACCATTAAACTAGCCTTACTGCTATTATATTTGGAAAGCTCTGATCAGCTATTATGGCCAAACTTGCCTGCTTTTTATTTGATTGAAATAAAACCTTGGACAATATTCATGAATAACGTGTCcatatataaacaaatatatatataaatatatatatatatatatataaataggtaAGGTAGGTCTCACATTTTGCTACCCACACCACAGCtgtctttaatttatattttcaatttttaaattgttatttatttatttcagcaAATGATTTTCCTATATTTTCTCAAATTTTGACCATAGCGCAGTAAATTACAGTTACTTTCTATTGGGTGAAAATGGTAAAtgatagtttattttattcacatcgattttagttaaaatattataaataaaacactAATAAGACAATTGACAACGTCCGTGGTATTGAATATTGAttctatttaaattaattaattaattactaatattTTATTGAAATTTGCTCCTCTGGTTTTCTTGTCTACAATCCCATAAATAATTgagtaaccaaaaaaaaaatcattttattaaagaaaaagaaaaaagcccCACCTTTAATGCGTGTATCAACTTCTCTTTGATGATTAGTCTATAAAAATCAAAGCTTGACCTCAACACAAGTAATTTTTCTGCTGTTCAAGAACTGGGTCACGCTTTTATCCTCAAAATCAAGCTTCATTTCTCTTACCTTATTCTATCTCGGTATTAAAGGTTGTTCTTTCTCCTGGGTCGTGTTCCAATTCGTTTGGATTGGATTATTATAATTGGGTTTCTTTTTTCTGGTTCAGTTATCAGGTAATTTgctactttttttcttttggaaaATTAACCCTCTTTGATTGTTATTAAGAATTGGGTTTGTTTAGATTTCGTTGTTGATGGTTTGTGGATTAAATTCTTCTTGGCTTGATTATTGTAAAGCTTACAATTTTATTTCATGTCTTATATTTTTTCAATGGTCGGGGGATGAAAGCTTTAGAATTCATCAAAATTTAACTTTAATTTGAAATAGCCATTTGTTTTTTAGAGATCTAATTTATGTTTTGTGCAAACAGTTTAAGCGAATTTTCATTCTGATGttcaaaagtttttttttgggggggaaTTCTTATAGGTGTAAAAGATGACGATTGGCAATATTGAACCAAAGAGGGAAAAGAGGTCACGAAAGAGTAAGCCAGTGATTGATGAAAAGGCCCCTTTGTTACCCAAAAGACATGAGGGAGAAGGTGGATTTGATGAGTTCAATGGGGCTTCATTCTCTGGAGCCGTTTTCAATTTATCCACCACAATTATTGGTGCAGGAATCATGGCTTTGCCTGCTACCATGAAAGTATTGGGTCTTATTCTTGGGGTTTCTCTCATCATATTTATGGCATTTTTGACTGAGGCTTCAATTGAAATGATGCTTCGATTCAGCAAAGCTGGGAAGTCAGTATCTTATGGAGGTCTTATGAAAGATGCCTTTGGAAAATACGGAAAGGTGTTGGTGCAAGTATGTGTTATAATAAACAACGTTGGCATGCTTACTGTGTACATGATTATTATGGGTAAGAAAGATTGTTTGGTATTTTATTATCTATCTGCTACTCTTTTGTTGTTCACATATTATATTAAGGAAGATTATTGTGAATGGAATCCTCAAAGTAGTCTAACCATGTTGGATTGTTTATCTGAAGGTGATGTACTTTCTGGAACTACTTCAAGTGGTGTTCACCACCCTGGTGTCCTCGAAAGCTGGTTTGGAGTACACTGGTGGAATGGGCGATTTTTTGTTCTACTTGTCACAACGCTTGCTATATTTTCTCCGTTGGCATCCTTTAAGCGAATCGGTTAGTCTTAATTCTTGACCGGGAAGAACCTTTTGATCAGATTATTTACTTGTCTTTGATGTCCCACGTTCATAGAGTTGCTGGTTTCTCAGAATAAATATATTGTTTCTTTTTTATGGTTGCAGATTCTTTGAGTTTCACATCTGCATTATCAGTTGGACTTGCAGTTGCATTTCTTGTTATTACTATTGGAATTTCAATTTTTAAGTTGGCTACCGGAGGAGTTAAAATGCCTCGAATGCTGCCTGATGTCACTGATTTGACATCAGTTTTCAAGCTATTCACAGCTGTCCCTGTTCTGGTGGTTGCATATATATGCCATTACAATGGTATGAACTCTTTTACATTTTGCTTATAGTTTGCAATCTGTCCCTGTATATTTTTTAGGTTGaggaatataaaataaataaactgtaTACTTCCTAGTTTGAGTTACAATCATTATCCTTGAAAAGCTTAAAGATCCTTTGGAGACAACCCTTTCACCCCAAATAAGAATAATAGGATCATTATGGCCTTTCTAGAGAAGTTTCAGCCAAACTTGATCGTGCATTAGCCATTCATGCAGCTGGATCCATCATATCAAACCAGCGTGAAGCTAATGTTTGATATTAGCATGTGGTCGCCAGTTGGAAGTTTTTAACCAATGTGAGAAGCAATGTAAAACTAATTTTCCTTTGAATCTCATTTCCAGTTCACAGCATAGACAATGAACTTGAAGATTCTAGACAGATGCAACCAGTTGTTCGATCTGCACTTGGTTTGTGCACCACTGTGTATGTGATGACGAGTGTTTTTGGCTTCCTTCTATTTGGTGATGACACTCTTGATGATGTGCTTGCCAACTTCGACACCAGTCTTGGCATGCCATACGGTTCCATTCTTAATGATGCTGTTCGTGTTAGCTACGCTGCCCATCTAATGCTTGTATTTCCAATTGTCTTTTACCCACTGCGGCTCAACTTGGATGGCCTCCTTTTCCCCTCATCAAGGCCTTTGGTGCAGGATAACAAGAGATTCACACTGGTCACTACTGTGCTCATTGCTCTTATTTTCATGGCTGCAAACTTTATACCTAGCATCTGGGATGCTTTCCAATTCAGTGGAGCAACTGCTGCTGTCTGCCTTGGATTCATCTTTCCAGCTGCTGTTACTCTCAGGTTAGTATTCTACTTAATGTCCAGCTCCTCCTTATTGTCGATGATTTAGGGAACAGAATCTAGAAGAGAATCCCCTTATGCCTGTGACTGTGaatgtgttaaaataaaaaacacccTCCTATCATAACCAACTGACGATCGCTAGGTGCTTATTTCTCGTGAAAGTGAACGTTTTTAAGGCTCTTCTCTCTTGTAACTTCTGTTATTCTTTGGCGATTCAGGGATCGTTACAACATAGCAACTAAGAAGGACAAGGCGTTGTCTGTATTTATGATTGTCCTTGCGGTGTTCTCGAACCTGATGGCCATTTACAGTGATGCCTATTCCTTGTTCAAAAGAAGTTCACCTCGATAGTGATTGATTGCTAGTCTCACTCCCTCTCAAATGAAACCTGCGGGGAAATGTTGTGGAGCTTTCAATGAAGACATTTGTtgtctaaatcaagttgagTTGGACTAGAAAATTGAAGTTTTCTAAGAAGGTTGAATGAGTCGAAATAAAGATAGACTATACTATGTTGTACAATGTAAAAAGGTGTTATTTTTGTGGCAGAAGTGTAAGAAAAGGTGTGTGCACAATGCAGTGCAAATTTGTCTTACCATTTTTCAATGTTTTTAAATTATGATTGCACTGTACTCGAAATACAATGGATTTTATTGCGTGAACAATTTCATATAAGGTGAAATACAAATATGTAATATGTAATCTTAGATTTGtcacattttttctttttctagttACCCTTTTGTACATCTGGCaaaatttgcttctattttatccaTTTTTTTGGTCAGATCTTCTATCCTTAATTGAAGTTCAAAAAGACGTTTCAGGATATTTAATAATGTGGgatgttttatatttttgaatACCACACCCACACATATTGATTAATGAACAACAAATGGCAAGGAATTTCATAGTTAATAGAAGCTCATAGATTACAAAAGTCTAATGAAAATAAGAGATACAAGATATACAAATTCAACCTGGTTTTACCCCAAGAACACACATTTGCCAAAACTGGGTTATATTTGATCCACCAACATAAATCATTAGAAGTTGGCAATGCAGGTTTTATGGGTGACCAATATTAGTAACAAAAGGTACCAGCCTTGGGTATTCCCTTCTTCTCCCTAAAGCACAGGTATCAAGCACACGCCGGAGGGTAAGACGAATGTTCTGCAGAGCCACTTCTCGGGCGGGTATTCAAGATTCATTTGATCCGAGGGGTGCAGGTGTTACAGCTGTCCCAAAcgcttttaattttgttttttcaaCAAAACGCTCAGCATTGGACTAAACATGCCTAGGATGAAACCAAACACCTTTATAATAACCATGCTCTGCACTTTTAGTGCAGTTTTATACTAATCATCCCAGAAGTTTCAATTGTTAGGAATAAGGAAGCTATGGCAAGCTAAAAAAATCTCTGACAGAAAGCCACTGTTTTTCAGCATCCCCAGATATGAAGAGCAAAGATAACAAGCCAAGCTTGTGTGCaaactttataaatatatacttactTTGCCTCCTGAACAGAACTTGGGCAAAGCTCTGCAGCATATTTGACAAGCTCACAAAGACAACGAACCCACCTATTCTTAGCAGGGCTCTCAAATATTATAGACTGAAATGTCGCATCAGGAGGGATTGCATCAGATCCTCATCTTAAATCAAATGGACACCCAGAATCCCAATAACAGCTCTGAACAATGTCATCCTGTAAATCAGAGATTCAAGTTTACATTTAACCAGAAAAACTACAAGGACAAAATGTTGGTTTCATTTACAAATCAATACAAAGTTTTTGCTTGAAAGAACATGTAAAGATGAACAATGTCCCTACCCCATGCTCCTCAAGGACATATTTTATAAAGATTGGTCTGGCTCCATATTTTAAAGTATAGTCTGCCAGCCCACGAGATGAAAGTTCACGCACATCATTCCTTAAAGCACGAACACATCGTAGTAGTTCCAAATTCCAATGCCGAATCTCTAATTTGACTTTCCACAGAACCAAGGAAGATGGGACCAACAGCATCTATCTCAGATGCACGAAATTCAATAGGTTCCCCCGATCGATGGAAAGAAGATCTTTTGAATCCCTTGTTAACCTGTCCCACGCACTTTGCATTTTGAGTGTCATAGTCTAACATATCATCAATTACACGGGCTCTCCAAAAACGCATTAGTTCCAACAACCGCCCAAGTGACATTTGAATTAGATGAGGGAACTCATCAGGTAGCCGCAGAATAAAGTTCGCCATCCCTCTCTGCAAATCGACGGTGAGGAAGATATCTTAAAATCCAGGTAAGTACTTGCACTGCTTCCTCACGAACAATGGGATCGATACTTATGCCATGTTGAGGAATTATTTCTGCAATTTTATCACTTCGGCCAACCTCTTCAATAAGATATGATATGCACTTTAGCGCAGACTGGAAGAGATGAGATTATATTTTTGTAACAGCATCTGGAAAAGCATATAATTGATCTTAGTCTAGCTCAGTATGC includes:
- the LOC115701353 gene encoding amino acid transporter AVT6A: MTIGNIEPKREKRSRKSKPVIDEKAPLLPKRHEGEGGFDEFNGASFSGAVFNLSTTIIGAGIMALPATMKVLGLILGVSLIIFMAFLTEASIEMMLRFSKAGKSVSYGGLMKDAFGKYGKVLVQVCVIINNVGMLTVYMIIMGDVLSGTTSSGVHHPGVLESWFGVHWWNGRFFVLLVTTLAIFSPLASFKRIDSLSFTSALSVGLAVAFLVITIGISIFKLATGGVKMPRMLPDVTDLTSVFKLFTAVPVLVVAYICHYNVHSIDNELEDSRQMQPVVRSALGLCTTVYVMTSVFGFLLFGDDTLDDVLANFDTSLGMPYGSILNDAVRVSYAAHLMLVFPIVFYPLRLNLDGLLFPSSRPLVQDNKRFTLVTTVLIALIFMAANFIPSIWDAFQFSGATAAVCLGFIFPAAVTLRDRYNIATKKDKALSVFMIVLAVFSNLMAIYSDAYSLFKRSSPR